The sequence atcgtatatttttcattttgttgaatattaatatctgtgaagccaatttttgatggtgggatacaggtggattattttttgttgaaactggttgtagttgagggggtaatggtagtggtggttgtggtgctggtggttgtggcagcgatgggggtggtgcagttgacggtggtggtaggtttcatcttattgtggattgttttttgttgaaagtagtcttagttaaggaggtaatggtagtggtggttgtggtgattatggttgtggtggcgatgggggcggtgcagttgacggtggtggaaggtttcatcttattgtgtttcattttttcttcttcttctttctcctttcttttatgatgaaaccaaaatttggtttcatcttattttggtgaaaccaatttttggtttcatcatttttctggtggtggcgcggtggtggtcggtggagcCGATgaaggtggtcggtggcggcggcggcgaaggtggtcggtggcggcgacgACGACAGgcggtggtggtgttgctggtggtgggttgttgtgcgtggtgataatataataaaatttaaaggttgggttgatttttgtttttgttggggtgatttaaatagTAGAAGCGTAATGTAGAcaatttatgttaaatggggtttttgtgaacattttgttttggtggagtttttgtgcatggatgtgacatctttggggttataactcgcggaccgttgagaaaaatcatttttttctctcctttgatCAAAAGTGAAACGGAACAATTATGTGAGTGGGTGAaagtcaccgttcaacgtggagcctaaGGATGGGGGCCAATTTGTTTTTTCTTGCATCGAGCCATCAATTTGTCAGGACCGGGCCTGGCCCCTGTAACAGGTTACTTTGTAAAACTGTTGGCGCTGCCTACTTAAAATATTTTAGTTCGTGTAAACACTTGGAAGTGGTTGAACTTGGAAAACTTGAAATTTAGactatctcttttctttttcattattttatttttaaccctcaaaaacctaaaatataaaatatactGCAATACTCTGGGAAATGGAATTCCGTTCCCTATTTGGAATTCCTGAACCCAAACCTAATATTACTAAAATTACAGAAACCCTATTAGATATACTCTGAATACCGCTCTGGATCAATAAGAGAGAAATCTTGAATTTCAATACTTGTTATTGATTGTTATCTCAGAGTATGCACAGATCCGGAGTCACAATGGCTTGGAATGTATTCAAATTTTGTACGGCTTTACGTGGTCTTGGTTCTATAATGATCTTTCTTGTTCTTGGTATTATTAGTGTTACTTACTATGCTGTTGTAATTACAAATTATGGTCCAGCTTTGTTTGATGGTGCTCTTGATTCAATTATATCTCTTTCTGTCTTGATTCCGTTTCATTTCCTGGTAATTTATTCCTCTTTTGTTGACCATTTTTTTTTGTCTAAATTTTGCATAAAAATAGCTCCTTTGTATTTATAATCACTGGGTCTTGAGAACTTTTGGAATTTTAGTTGCCAAGTCAAGATTACTACAAGTTTCGAAGTTGACTATTCTGGTGCAATTTTGTGTCATAATCCTAGCTAATTAATTGCTAAACCTCCGACTTAGCTAGTCCTTTTGTTTGATCTTGCAGCTGGTGATGTTGTTGTGGAGCTACTTTTCAGTTGTTTTTACAGATCCTGGTGGTGTTCCTCCAAAGTGGAGGCCTTCTGCTATTGACGAGGAGAGCGGTGATATAGATCCTATGGTAGGGTTAGAATTTGATGGTGCATCTTCAGGTTTGCAGCAATCTTCTATGCTTGGCGATCCTGCAAACCCGGGAGTTCGAATTTGCAGGAAGTGCAATCAGCTGAAACCGCCTCGTTGTCATCACTGTTCTGTTTGTGAGCTCTTGATTCTCTAGATGCAATTCTCTTGATAGATGGCCAATGTTGTTTTATGGAAGGAAGAATAGATTTTGCTgacattttttgtttctttgtggtTTTAGGTGGGAGATGCATTTTGAAAATGGACCACCATTGCGTGTGGGTTGTCAACTGTGTTGGAGCATTAAACTATAAGTATTTCCTTTTATTCTTGGTACGTTATTTtccattaatttttattttgtttaggaGACACATCAACTACATAATTTTTTCTCTAATAAATCGTGTTGTGTTGTATAGAAGTATTCCTCCCAGTATTCATCTCAGTGAATCtctcaaaaccaaacccaaataAGGAATCTATCGTGAAAGATAAAAAAAGGTGCTAACATGATGTTGGTATTTTAACTGGGTCAAAATTTAAGAAGAAGCAATTATCTAGATATGTACGAGTTTGATGAGATCCTTGCTGCAAATTATTATTGAGTCAAATATTGTGGGCACAGCAATGTTAAATCCTGATGTCGTCCTGTCTTTTAATTTTTATGCTGTATCAAGAGTTCTCAATCTATATCATTATGCACGTGTGAGAATCTATTACCTGCACAGAGCTTGGATTCACTTTAGTGTTAATCCAACAACATTTATCAGAGTGATATAGGGTATCTTTGTATATATTAACAATATAAGGCCTTGTCACATCACTTGTTCATTGAGATATCATTGCTTGTGGCAGCTCGAGGTCCTACTCATTTCAATTACTTAGTGATGGCAAGAGAATCTTGTTTTAGTGTGCCCTGTCAAGAACATAACTTATCAGATTTGGTAAAAGTACTTGATTTCATTGAATTTTACACTTGCCAACATGGCGTATATATATTTTAGTTATTTTGAGAACATTGATTTCTGTCAAGCGTCCATGTTTTGACTATACTTCTGCTCCTTTAGgttggtttgttggaaaatagttGATACTTTTAAAAAGAAGGTAAAGCTCATTGTAAGGTTAAGCACATGATTGTGCCTCTGGCCTTATCTGTGTTGGTGGGATTATTTTTCGAGGTAGCTTTTTGGGGTCAATGGGAGAAGAGGGGCTCATTATTATTCTGGTGATGTGTTTTGTTTTCGTTGAGTGAACCGAGTGTTCCTTAGCCTTGACGTAGGCACCTAGTTTTTTCATGGCATCATGTTCCAAAACCATATAGCACCTTCTTTATGTGGCAAAGCTTTCTATCACTCCCTGGAGGTTTGGATCAGGTAGTTTTTCTGTCACGTGAACATCTGTCTTAATGACTTCTTACTGGAAAC comes from Papaver somniferum cultivar HN1 chromosome 7, ASM357369v1, whole genome shotgun sequence and encodes:
- the LOC113297128 gene encoding probable protein S-acyltransferase 14 → MHRSGVTMAWNVFKFCTALRGLGSIMIFLVLGIISVTYYAVVITNYGPALFDGALDSIISLSVLIPFHFLLVMLLWSYFSVVFTDPGGVPPKWRPSAIDEESGDIDPMVGLEFDGASSGLQQSSMLGDPANPGVRICRKCNQLKPPRCHHCSVCGRCILKMDHHCVWVVNCVGALNYKYFLLFLFYTFLETAMVTLSLLPSFIAFFSDGEIPGTPGTLATTFLSFVLNLAFSLSVMGFLIMHISLVAGNTTTIEAYEKKTTPKWRYDLGRRRNFEQVFGTDKKYWFIPAYSEEDLRRMPALQGLEYPSRPELDIQGFEHLLSG